A window of Oryza glaberrima chromosome 2, OglaRS2, whole genome shotgun sequence genomic DNA:
TGTTAATACAATAAAACTGATTAAGTTCATCATGAGAATGACCAAATGCCTTTCAGAAGACAATTGAACTCACTAATATAACACAGAGAATAACTAAAGTGCTACCGTAGTCAGGAGAAAACAATACAATGTGGATATCAAATATAAACTTAGCATAGCAAAAATTATTGGAACATTTGCTGAAGGTGTGAGAAAACTATTGTCAATTTGCATCGATTTTATATAGGGATATACCAATAGGTAAGATGTCTGAAGCAGCTAAAATCTCAGTCCAATAGCATGCTTTTTGTACATGATAAAAACACTGCACTAATGATCCATGTACTTGATTAGCTCATGCAATTCACTACTAGATAATTTATTCAGATACAATATTTGATTTTAGTGATTCTGATTCATAGTGTTGATGTTTTTCATGGTCAcacctgaaaaaaaatcgtttgaacaaaaaaaattgtgtttgTTTACACAAAAGCATCGAATCAAGCTAGAAAAGCTTGGTACAGATCAGAATAGGGCTCTTGCCATTTTTGATTCTCAAGGACTAAGAGCATATTCAAGATTTTGTAGCTTCAATTGTACATTTTGGTAGATCAAACAATCATATCACAGATTCATCTGAATTTGCATATTTCATTGTAACACAACAAATTAAGGCAGGCAACTAGcttttcatggaaaaaaaaaactaaggctGAAGCAAGTACCAGGGACAAAGATACTGGCCATGCAGCCTACTTTATGATTTCATCCGGTGCAGCCACTTGAGCGAGTTCTCGAGCTCAGTATACAACGTCACCTCCGCAAAGCTCTTGCTCTCGATCCCGTAGTCGAACACCTCGTATGCATCCGGTACTCTCCCTGCACGACACAACGCCCTGACGAATGTCGCATAAGCTGGAGCTTCAAGCTTCATCGCAGCACCAACCATGGATTTGTAAACATCGACGGCCTTGTCGAGCTTCTTGTTCTTGCAGAGCCCCATGAGCAGAGTGTTGTATGTTCGCTCATTCGGCTCGCATCCCTTGGCCTCCATCTCCTCGAGGAGAGCAAGCGCTCCCATGGCGTCGCCCTTGACGCACATCCCGTTCATCAGCGAGGTGTATGTGATGACGTCCGGGAAGTGGccagcggcggccatggcgtcgAGATAGGTTCTTGCCTTGGTGACCATCCCGGCGCGCGCGAGGCCGAAGACGAGGGTGTTGTAGGTGACGAGGTCGGGCTCGACGCCGTCGTCCTTCATGCGGCGGAGGACGCCGAGGACACCCGCGGGGTCGGAGGCGGCGCAGTGCGCCTTCATGAGGGCGTTGTAGACGGGGGCGTCGGCCTTGACGCCGTGGTCGGCGAGGACGGGGAGGAGCTGCGCGATCTCCCGGGGCTCCCCGCGGCGGCAGACGGCGTCGGACAGCGCGAGCAGCGCGGGgcgtggcggcggggaggcgggcgAGGGGTGGAGCTCCGCGAGGAGGCccctcgccgcggcgacggagcggtggcgggcgaggcggcggaggagcagcgaGAGGGAGTGCGGCGGGAGCGGGATGGTGCGGGCCGCGGACCGCGCGAGGTCGACCgccgcgtcgacgtcggcgtcggccgccgcgcggaTGGCTGCGGCGAGGTCGGAGGCAGTCTTGATCGGCCTCTTCtctaccggcggcggcgcggcggccgtggccggAGCCGGGGTTTTGGAAGCCTTGGCTGGGGTTTTCCGGTGCCTGGGATTGCTGGGCCTCGGCGGCGCAGGGGGCTGGGAAGCCGAAGCATGGGTGGGCTTGGCAAGGACGGCGAGGGGGAGCTTGGCGGCGCGCATGGCGTGCGGCACCTTCCCCatcgtccccggcggcggcggcggcggcgagagttTGGGAATCGAATGGTGACAGGAGACGGGAAGGAGGAGGCTTTTGGCCCATGAGATATATTATTGGGCTTTCGTTTAGTGGGCCGTATTTGGGCCAATGGAGTTTGTTGGGCTTTGCATTATTGGGCCGTGGTCCCTGCCCATGTATGTCATGTCAGCCTTGTACTGGTTGGGCCAGATTGAATATTTTTGGGGGGAGGAGGGGTGAGAGTGGAAAATTGCAAAGCGTGTGGCGCGTTGACCGGTTGACCCCACGCAGGTGGGACACGGGACGGGAGAGGCGCGTGGGAAGAGGGGAAGACGACGAGAGGCGAGCAACACGATGACATAATTTTATAAACCACTCCACTTGCACACCACCAAAGTGACCAAACATAGGCAACCTTTGTTTCAAAGTTAGTTTATATTTTATCTGGATTACATTTATTTATCCAATCTATTGCACTTTCAAATTTAATactccacacacacacatgaaaaaataaatacaacTGTAGATATCCATATCCAATATTTGACTATCCatctttataatttttttaaaaaaattagtcacacataaaatattatttatgttttatcatttaataaaaataaaaatgttaatcataaaataattcaaataaaacgaatgatcaaatgttaaATATAAACAGTGTAAAACTATGATAGAGGAAGTATAGTAGTACTAATTTTCAAGTATTAATTCACTTGAATTTTGAAATGTGCCCTCACACTATCCTCATTCTCCTATTTGAGATGACAAATGATTCCCAAAATGGAGGGACTAAACCGTAAAATCGCCGCggctttctctttccttttgttCCCTCCTCCTTGGGGTCTCGCAGCATATCAACCAATCACCaccggcggccaccaccaccaccaccaccaccatcgcctcgccgccagccagatcctccccctccccgcgccAATCACATCGCCTCCTCCGATTCCCAAGGATTCTTCCCgctctctttccttccttccccaTTCatccgcttcttcttcttcttcttcttcttcttcttcttgttctttcttGTTCCGATCGGGGATTCGGATTTGGGGATTCCGaggcagcggccgcggcggaggcggagagagggagaggatgggGTACGTGGGGCAGCACGGGGTGGCGACGCTGCGGAGGTACAAGTACAGCGGCGTCGACCACTCGCTCGTCGCCAAGTACATCCTCCAGCCCTTCTGGTCCCGATTCGTCAACCTCTTCCCGCTCTGGTTCCCGTAAGCGCCGCGCCCCCTCGaatttctttcctttccttttcttttcttccattCCACCAGTGTTTTGATCCGTGCCTTGTCAAGCTCCTGGCTTTCGCCAAGATGATTGCTTCAAAGAGAAACACTGGCACTAGTTAAGATGATTGTTCACAATGTTTTCTTCTCCACCGCACAAGTcgcttttgtgtttttttttcttcttcttttttcctacAGGGACAGTAGCATTTCGAGTTTTTTCTTTGATTCGTTCAACTGGGTTAGCAGTTATCGCATATGCTTTGGCGCTCACAGTTACATAGCATGGGCATGAGGAATCCCAAGCTTTTCTTTAGCATGTGGAGTCATTTTTTAGTTTAGAGAGCATCTTCCAGTGGGCTGCAGACAGTGGACATCAAAATGTCAGCTTTTGTTCTCCTTGCTGGACACTGAAAAGCATCCTATTCCATACTCCTATTCAATACAGTAGTATTAGTTAATACTTTTCTCTAACATGCTAAAGTTAGGTTCATTACAAAAATTAGTGCTATGGCTTCATTTTTACATCTCTGGTCATTTTTGCTTCCTACAGGAGGGTGTAATCTGAAACAATGGTTACTGTAATATCAGTACATAATCATTTGCTGTTTATCATCCAAACTAACTAGTTAAGCACTTATGGAGCATTTACATTATGAATTCATGCCAGTGCAATACATTATGTTGATTTCTTTGTCCAAATGTATTTGTTAAAATACTAACTTTATTCTTCTTTTCCCATGTTGGAATCGACCGCAGGCCAAATATGGTGAGAGTCCCGCACATGCTGATACTATGaactagggttttctttttgttcAAGAGCTGACAAAGCATTGTTTCCATTCCTGTTTTCCAGATTACACTGACAGGCTTCATGTTTCTATTGACATCGGCATTCCTTGGCTTTGTAAGTATATTATGGCTGTAAATTTTCGATGCTTTCTATATTGTGGCCTATACAGAGGAGTTTTATTGCTCGTTGATGCAGCAGAAATATTTCAGCCAACTGATACCTTATTACTGTTCCAATTTTATCTGCAGTTTTATTCCCCTCATCTCGATACAGCACCACCTAGATGGGTGCACCTTGCACATGGAATGCTTCTCTTCCTTTACCAGGTTTCAATCtcattttttgtttgattgtgCCGTATAAAATTTCCAGTCGCTACAAGCTAGAACCTTAGCTTAGAAGTACAATGCATGCAGACTTTTGATGCTGTGGATGGTAAACAAGCAAGACGTACCAACTCATCAAGTCCTTTAGGCGAGCTATTTGACCACGGTAGTCTTTACTGAAAATACAACTTGGTGAATTAAGTTTTATCCCTTTAGAAAGTCCTGTATCTGATGCTGACATGACTATATCTTGAACAGGATGTGATGCGCTTGCATGTGCTGTAAGGCTATTCACCAACTTTTCTCCCTTGCATGTCCCAATATACGGAAAATCTTGTGAACtgattgtatttattttatatattagttTGAGGCCTTGGCTTTTGGAAGCACGGCAATGTGTGGAAAAGCTACCTTCTGGTATTGGTTCATTGCTGCTGTCCCATTTTACTGCGCAACCTGGGAACAGTGAGTTCATGTTACTTGAGTTCTTCCATTCCTAGTTAGAGCATCAAACTACACTAGGAACCAATTTTTTATGCTCACTCATCTATTGTGAAATGGTCTGTGGAATGCTTTAGTGCTCTTAAAGAATTTGAAAGCACCGGTAAGAAAATCAAGGGTTTATCAGCATTGGCCCAATTCAATTTAGTTTCTGCAAGAACATAGATGATAGAAGCACTACTTTTTGTCAAGTTCAAGAACTAATAAACTAGATACTCTGCTCATTGTTGTTTCTATATTTGCATTGATATTAAGAGACTTTCACTGCATAGATTTTGAGTAGTACCTTTCTATTCACACTTAATTGTCATCTCTGCAGCTTTTTCACAAACACACTAATTCTTCCTATAGTCAACGGACCGACTGAAGGCCTTATGCTAATCTATTTGTGCCATTTTTTCACCTTCTTCACAGGTACTATTTTATTCCCATTTTTATCAACTTTTAACTAATCAAATCTATTCTGAGCCTGTAAATCTTTGTGGTTTTATTCTGACAATTTACTGTGCATGTATATCAGCCAGTCACATTCAAGCCATGTGGTTATAGCAATACTAATAGCTCATCTTTCCTTTCACAGGAGCTGAATGGTGGGCACAAGATTTCCGGAAGTCAATACCCCTACTAAACTGGGTACCTCTTGTTCCTGGTATGGGGACTAGCAAGCTTATAATAGTTTCGTAATATTTATTGTTTTGGTAATCATATGGTACTCAATTGTTTTAGCATACTATTTCATCTATATCAGTGCAATTTTTTCGTTAATACTGTGCAATAGACGTAGGGTTTTGGACAGCTACAAATGCTGGCATTGCCTATACTATAATTAATTGCTGGTTGCTTCTTTGCAGAGGTCCCAGTATATGGAATTGCACTGTTTCTAATGATAGCTTTTGCTGTAATTCCGACGATTGGATCTAAGTAAGTTCTTACTGCACAGCATGTACTACTTTATGAATTATTTTATATTACCTGTCAGTTTAGTCATCTATGGACTATGGAGCATATGAATCCAGCAAGCTTCTCTTGGAATCAACTGAAAAAATAGTTGTGTGTTTTATTTATCAATTCACTCTCGAGGCAACTattgaatttaaataaaaatatcataacGTTCTTTATTTGATAGCCGATAAACATTCAACCTATGATCAATTTGCATTATTCTAAACCTACAGCATTCACAATGTGTACAAAGTGGTCGAGGCAAGAAAAGGAAGCATGCTGCTGGCACTAGCAATGGTAAGATCTAAATATGTCATTTTGTGATTTTATCATGTATTcttgtctctctttttttcaaatgatATTCTATTTTGTTGTGCCAGCTCTTTCCTTTTGGTTTGCTGTTGGCCGGAGTTCTTGTCTGGTATACCTGTTCACCTAATTCTAGTTTAGTTGTATATATCTTTGTTGTTCTttctattaatttattaaatttgagCTAGACAACAGAAGCTAGCAGTTAAGGTAAAAAATCCTCCAGCATGTCACTGAaggatttttcatttttattcagGTCCTACCTATCTCCTTCAGATATAATGAGAAACCAGCCACATCTTCTAGTTATTGGAACTGGTTTTGCATTTGGCTTTCTTGTGGTAAGGCCTTGTGCTATAACTAATACATTTATTGCCTTGCAAATACTTGTTTTGTGGATGTTTCTCTTTTAACTTCCTGTCATTGTGAAATATATTTCTGTCTGTCATCCTGCCTGCTGCTATGAAAATCGCCTTATTGGCCTAATGCATGGAATGGTTTATAATATTGCTCATCTTATTATTTCTCAATAGACCATGCTGGCATGATTCGATATTTTGTGTTAAAGATTCTGTTCAGAGTAGGTGTGCAACTCTAAGCAACAGTTTATAATATGATCACTTTATAGTTTTAGCATTGTATCGTTCCAGGTCTGTCATGCTAAAAATAGTTTATGTAAGCCAGTATATTTTGGTCTGACATGCTTCTTTTGTTGCAAAAGACACTCTTATGAGCATTACCTAATATCTACTTCTATTATGCACAGGGCAGAATGATTCTGGCTCACTTATGTGATGAGCCCAAAGGTCTGAAGACAGGGATGTGCATGGTTGTTGCCTAATCACCTTTGTTCTTTGGTTTTGTTTTCCACCACCTTTTATAAGTAATCTATGATGATACGCATATATTTTGTTATGATTAAACATTGTGCCTCCCTTTGCAGTCCCTAGCATATTTCCCATTTGCAATTGCAAATGCGCTGACTGCACGGCTTGATGATGGGTTTGTGCCTAACTACCTTTTTATTATCCTCTACATGATAACTCTTTTTACCAACCTTATTTGGCCATCGATTGTTGTTGCAGAAACCCCCTTGTTGATGAGCAGCTAGTTCTCCTAATGTACTGCTTATTTACCGGTACTACATTATTCCAGAACTTAATTACTACCGATGGCGCTTGAAGTAGTAGTTTTTACCGATTTCTTTTCAATAGTTTTTACAGTAGTAGCATATCTTACCTTGTACAAGCCCTTTTGTTCCACGGATGTTTGATCTCACTATTTTGATCAATTTTGGCAGTGGCTCTCTACATGCATTTTGCTACATCTGTTATCCATGAAATCACCAATGCTCTCGGGATTCATTGCTTCAGGTTTGTGTTAGTCACTGCTATGCACTTCATTTCTGCCATTTTGTATCAAATGTTTGACACGAGGTTTTTTGTGTGGTGACAGGATCACTAGGAAAAAGGCATAATTGTGAACCATCCACAATTGCCTTGCTCTGGTTGGCAATCATATGTTATATTTGCGCAAAAAGGCAAATATTTTCAATTATTCTTCATGAAGATTCTGCTCTTCAGATCATATTTGCATTTGTTATTCCCAGGATTGCTATTATCCGAGATTGAAATTATCATCAGAACTTGTGCTGATAAGGAAACGACGTCCTTGGAAGAGTTGG
This region includes:
- the LOC127763384 gene encoding choline/ethanolaminephosphotransferase 1-like; its protein translation is MGYVGQHGVATLRRYKYSGVDHSLVAKYILQPFWSRFVNLFPLWFPPNMITLTGFMFLLTSAFLGFFYSPHLDTAPPRWVHLAHGMLLFLYQTFDAVDGKQARRTNSSSPLGELFDHGCDALACAFEALAFGSTAMCGKATFWYWFIAAVPFYCATWEHFFTNTLILPIVNGPTEGLMLIYLCHFFTFFTGAEWWAQDFRKSIPLLNWVPLVPEVPVYGIALFLMIAFAVIPTIGSNIHNVYKVVEARKGSMLLALAMLFPFGLLLAGVLVWSYLSPSDIMRNQPHLLVIGTGFAFGFLVGRMILAHLCDEPKGLKTGMCMSLAYFPFAIANALTARLDDGNPLVDEQLVLLMYCLFTVALYMHFATSVIHEITNALGIHCFRITRKKA
- the LOC127763383 gene encoding pentatricopeptide repeat-containing protein At2g17670-like, translated to MGKVPHAMRAAKLPLAVLAKPTHASASQPPAPPRPSNPRHRKTPAKASKTPAPATAAAPPPVEKRPIKTASDLAAAIRAAADADVDAAVDLARSAARTIPLPPHSLSLLLRRLARHRSVAAARGLLAELHPSPASPPPRPALLALSDAVCRRGEPREIAQLLPVLADHGVKADAPVYNALMKAHCAASDPAGVLGVLRRMKDDGVEPDLVTYNTLVFGLARAGMVTKARTYLDAMAAAGHFPDVITYTSLMNGMCVKGDAMGALALLEEMEAKGCEPNERTYNTLLMGLCKNKKLDKAVDVYKSMVGAAMKLEAPAYATFVRALCRAGRVPDAYEVFDYGIESKSFAEVTLYTELENSLKWLHRMKS